One Fontisphaera persica DNA window includes the following coding sequences:
- the accD gene encoding acetyl-CoA carboxylase, carboxyltransferase subunit beta has product MATTTIIKNPALAEAVAPAVTPLAPSSETTFIRKPKLGTGRARKKDIPEGLWTKCPKCSNMIYDKELDNNLKVCPKCQHHFPIGARERIHSLVETCSFEEMDADMTSVDVLKFTGVSSYTSKLAANMKDGVLKEAVVTGVGMIGPHRVALGVMDFNFLGGSMGAVVGEKLTRLIETATDRGLPLIIISTSGGARMYEGMFSLMQMAKTSGALAYHAKNRLPYISVLTHPTYAGVMASYASLGDLILAEPGAMIGFAGPRVIRDTTQAELPPGFQTAEFLLEHGLIDAIIPRPEMKSRLIYYLDFFAEGQRRLAALG; this is encoded by the coding sequence ATGGCCACCACCACCATTATTAAAAACCCGGCGCTGGCTGAAGCGGTGGCGCCCGCCGTGACGCCCCTGGCGCCCAGCAGCGAAACCACCTTCATCCGCAAGCCCAAGCTGGGCACCGGCCGCGCCCGCAAGAAGGATATTCCGGAGGGTCTTTGGACCAAGTGTCCCAAGTGCTCCAACATGATTTATGACAAGGAGCTGGACAATAATCTAAAGGTTTGCCCCAAATGCCAGCACCACTTCCCCATTGGCGCCCGGGAGCGCATCCATTCCCTGGTGGAAACCTGCTCCTTTGAGGAGATGGACGCGGACATGACCAGCGTGGATGTGCTCAAATTCACCGGCGTTTCCTCTTACACCTCCAAGCTGGCGGCCAATATGAAGGACGGCGTCCTCAAGGAGGCGGTGGTCACCGGCGTGGGCATGATTGGGCCGCACCGGGTGGCCCTGGGGGTGATGGATTTCAATTTTCTGGGCGGCTCGATGGGCGCGGTGGTGGGGGAGAAACTGACCCGCCTCATTGAGACGGCCACCGACCGCGGACTGCCGCTTATCATCATCTCCACCAGCGGCGGCGCGCGCATGTATGAAGGCATGTTCAGCCTGATGCAGATGGCCAAAACCAGCGGCGCGCTGGCCTATCACGCGAAAAACCGGCTGCCGTACATCAGCGTGCTGACGCATCCCACTTACGCGGGGGTGATGGCCAGTTATGCCAGCCTCGGGGATTTGATTCTCGCGGAGCCGGGCGCCATGATTGGCTTCGCCGGCCCGCGGGTCATCCGCGACACCACGCAGGCCGAGCTGCCGCCGGGCTTTCAAACCGCGGAATTCCTGCTGGAGCATGGTTTGATTGACGCCATCATCCCGCGGCCTGAAATGAAATCCCGCCTGATTTACTATTTGGATTTCTTCGCCGAGGGCCAGCGCCGGCTGGCTGCCCTGGGTTGA
- a CDS encoding DMT family transporter encodes MLAASLATLLFCFSAIAATRSARLMGGTEANFWRLSLACFFLGLWAYSAGTGPGGAAFALFWVSGLVGFGVGDVALFQALPRLGSRLTSLLVHCLAAPMAAVAEWAWMGTRLTWTEMALSSLILGGVALALAPGERLHLPRRVFWIGLASGVLAALGQGMGAVISRRAFAVAAAAGESVDGLSAAFQRSLGGMLVAAVALLVVKRQHLWGRWDEPAGAGFTQWRNKWQGSWGWVVLNALTGPFLGVGCFQWALKTTPSGIVLPIVATMPVVIIPLAVWLEGEKVSRRSLAGGVVAVAGVALMAWWRSQPT; translated from the coding sequence ATGTTGGCCGCCAGCCTCGCCACCCTGCTTTTTTGTTTTTCCGCCATTGCCGCCACGCGCTCGGCGCGGCTGATGGGGGGCACGGAGGCCAACTTCTGGCGGTTGAGCCTGGCATGTTTTTTCCTTGGCCTCTGGGCCTACAGCGCGGGCACCGGGCCGGGGGGCGCGGCGTTTGCGCTGTTCTGGGTCAGTGGGCTGGTGGGGTTTGGGGTGGGGGATGTGGCCCTCTTTCAGGCCCTGCCGCGGCTGGGTTCCCGGTTGACCAGTCTGTTGGTGCATTGTCTGGCGGCACCCATGGCCGCAGTGGCGGAGTGGGCATGGATGGGCACGCGGTTGACGTGGACGGAAATGGCGCTGAGCAGTCTGATTCTGGGGGGCGTGGCGCTGGCGCTGGCGCCCGGCGAGCGGCTGCACCTGCCGCGCCGGGTTTTCTGGATTGGACTGGCCAGCGGCGTTCTGGCGGCACTGGGACAGGGGATGGGCGCCGTCATCAGCCGGCGGGCGTTTGCGGTGGCGGCGGCCGCCGGGGAGTCGGTGGATGGTCTGAGCGCAGCCTTTCAGCGCAGCCTGGGGGGTATGCTGGTGGCGGCGGTGGCGTTGCTGGTGGTCAAGCGCCAGCATCTGTGGGGGCGGTGGGACGAGCCGGCGGGGGCTGGCTTCACTCAGTGGCGCAACAAATGGCAGGGCAGTTGGGGCTGGGTGGTGTTGAATGCCCTGACCGGCCCGTTTTTGGGGGTGGGTTGCTTTCAATGGGCCTTGAAGACCACGCCTTCGGGCATTGTGCTGCCCATTGTGGCCACCATGCCGGTGGTCATCATCCCGCTGGCAGTCTGGCTGGAAGGCGAGAAGGTGAGCCGCCGCTCCCTGGCGGGGGGGGTGGTGGCCGTGGCGGGGGTGGCCTTGATGGCCTGGTGGCGCAGCCAGCCAACTTGA
- a CDS encoding KamA family radical SAM protein — protein sequence MSRSNEADDSGSTGAAANWLSLKAFTSAGRGFWRDVPDQEWNDFRWQLKHRITTLRQLELLLPTLTPEERAGVQLANTKLAMAITPYFFNLIDPGDENCPIRRQVIPRLEETHTAAWEMADPCGEDAHSPVPGLVHRYPDRVLFLVTDRCAAYCRYCTRSRLVSNATGYDFHPEYDRQIEYIRQHPEVRDVLLSGGDPLLLSDEKLEALLSRLRAIPHVEFLRIGTRIPIFLPQRITPELCAMLRQFHPLFMSIHTNHPRELTLEARAALERLADAGIPLGNQSVLLRGVNDSVPVMKALLHKLLMCRVRPYYLYQCDLIAGSAHLRTSVRRGLEIMNQLRGFTTGYAVPQYVIDAPGGGGKVPINPEYILSHNHERVVIRNYEGKVFEYPEIAEALPAPCCASPRHKPA from the coding sequence ATGTCTAGGTCAAATGAGGCGGACGACTCCGGCAGTACCGGCGCGGCCGCAAACTGGTTGTCATTGAAGGCTTTCACGTCCGCTGGCCGCGGTTTCTGGCGCGATGTTCCTGACCAGGAATGGAACGATTTTCGCTGGCAGCTCAAGCATCGCATCACCACGCTGCGCCAGCTCGAGCTGCTGCTGCCCACGCTGACCCCGGAAGAGCGCGCCGGCGTGCAACTGGCCAACACCAAGCTGGCCATGGCGATTACGCCCTACTTTTTCAACCTGATTGACCCGGGGGACGAAAACTGCCCCATCCGCCGCCAGGTGATTCCGCGGCTGGAGGAAACGCACACGGCCGCCTGGGAAATGGCGGACCCCTGCGGCGAGGACGCCCACTCCCCGGTGCCCGGCCTGGTGCATCGGTATCCCGACCGCGTCCTGTTTTTGGTGACGGACCGTTGCGCGGCCTACTGCCGTTACTGCACCCGCTCGCGGCTGGTCAGCAACGCCACCGGCTACGATTTTCATCCCGAATACGACCGGCAAATTGAATACATCCGGCAACACCCGGAAGTGCGCGACGTCCTCCTCAGCGGCGGCGACCCGCTGCTGCTCAGCGATGAAAAGCTGGAGGCGCTCCTGAGCCGGCTGCGCGCCATTCCTCATGTGGAATTCCTGCGGATTGGCACGCGCATCCCCATTTTCCTGCCCCAGCGCATCACGCCGGAACTGTGCGCAATGCTGCGGCAATTCCATCCGCTGTTCATGAGCATCCACACCAACCATCCGCGGGAGCTGACGCTGGAGGCGCGCGCCGCGCTGGAGCGGCTGGCGGACGCGGGCATCCCGCTGGGCAACCAGTCGGTGCTTCTGCGCGGGGTCAACGACAGTGTGCCGGTGATGAAGGCGCTGCTGCACAAACTGCTCATGTGCCGTGTACGGCCGTATTACCTGTACCAGTGCGATTTGATTGCCGGCTCGGCGCATTTGCGCACGAGCGTCCGGCGCGGGCTGGAAATCATGAATCAACTGCGGGGCTTCACCACCGGTTATGCGGTGCCGCAGTATGTGATAGACGCGCCCGGGGGCGGAGGCAAGGTGCCCATCAACCCGGAATACATTCTCAGCCACAATCACGAGCGGGTGGTCATCCGCAACTACGAGGGGAAGGTGTTTGAATACCCGGAGATTGCGGAAGCCCTGCCGGCGCCCTGTTGCGCCAGTCCGAGGCATAAACCGGCCTAA
- the mpl gene encoding UDP-N-acetylmuramate:L-alanyl-gamma-D-glutamyl-meso-diaminopimelate ligase, whose protein sequence is MFTAVKSVHFVGICGTAMASAAAALMEKGVKVTGSDANVYPPMSTFLAQKGIEVMLGYGEQNLAHKPDLVVIGNAISRGNPEAEAVLEKRLRYCSLPELLKYFFIQGRRSLVITGTHGKTTTTSLLAWVFEHNGLNPSFLIGGIPNNFNQGARFTDSEWFIIEGDEYDTAFFDKRSKFMHYLPEVAVINNLEFDHADIFENLAAIQTAFRRFINLIPRNGLLLANNEDANLAPLLQNLPCPLKRFGLGADAALQAFNLRFGPTACEFEIPSFKFHLNLVGEYNVRNALAVIGVAKHCGLSNKQIQAAFDTFKGVRRRLEVRGIAGGVTVVDDFGHHPTAIRETLKALKIKYPQQRIWAVFEPRSNTTRRNVFQTELPLAFADADAVVIAEVARLEQVPPHERLNPKQLMDDLVALGKPAAYLPDVDTIVQHLVKNAEPGDVVCIFSNGGFGGIHGKLLDQLQRR, encoded by the coding sequence ATGTTCACGGCAGTTAAATCCGTTCACTTTGTCGGCATTTGCGGCACGGCGATGGCCTCCGCCGCCGCCGCGCTCATGGAAAAAGGCGTCAAGGTCACCGGCTCCGATGCGAATGTGTATCCGCCGATGTCCACCTTTCTGGCGCAAAAGGGCATTGAGGTCATGCTGGGTTATGGCGAGCAGAACCTGGCGCACAAACCGGATTTGGTGGTCATCGGCAACGCCATCTCCCGCGGCAACCCCGAGGCCGAGGCGGTGCTGGAAAAACGCCTGCGCTATTGCTCGCTGCCCGAGCTGCTCAAGTATTTCTTCATCCAGGGCCGGCGGTCGCTGGTCATCACCGGCACGCATGGCAAAACCACCACCACCTCGCTGCTGGCGTGGGTATTCGAGCACAACGGCCTCAACCCCAGCTTCCTCATCGGCGGCATCCCCAACAACTTCAACCAGGGCGCCCGCTTCACCGACAGCGAATGGTTCATCATCGAAGGCGATGAATACGACACCGCCTTCTTCGACAAGCGCAGCAAGTTCATGCACTACCTGCCGGAAGTGGCGGTCATCAACAACCTCGAGTTTGACCACGCGGACATTTTTGAAAACCTCGCCGCCATCCAGACCGCTTTTCGCCGCTTCATCAATTTAATCCCGCGCAACGGCCTGCTGCTGGCGAACAACGAGGATGCCAATCTCGCGCCGCTGTTGCAAAACCTGCCCTGCCCGCTCAAGCGTTTTGGCCTGGGCGCCGATGCCGCCCTGCAGGCGTTCAACCTGCGCTTCGGCCCCACCGCCTGCGAATTTGAGATTCCCAGCTTCAAATTCCATCTCAACCTGGTGGGTGAATACAATGTCCGCAATGCTCTGGCCGTCATTGGCGTGGCCAAGCATTGTGGGCTGAGCAACAAACAAATCCAGGCGGCCTTCGACACCTTCAAGGGCGTGCGCCGCCGCCTGGAAGTGCGCGGGATTGCCGGCGGCGTGACGGTGGTGGACGATTTCGGCCATCATCCCACCGCCATCCGGGAGACACTCAAGGCGTTGAAAATCAAGTATCCGCAGCAACGCATCTGGGCCGTGTTTGAACCCCGCTCCAATACCACCCGGCGCAATGTTTTCCAGACGGAGCTGCCCCTGGCCTTTGCGGACGCCGACGCCGTGGTCATCGCGGAGGTAGCGCGCCTGGAGCAGGTGCCGCCGCACGAGCGCCTGAATCCCAAACAGCTCATGGATGACCTGGTGGCCCTGGGCAAACCCGCCGCCTATCTGCCGGACGTGGATACCATCGTCCAGCACCTCGTGAAAAACGCGGAACCGGGCGATGTCGTCTGCATCTTCAGCAACGGCGGCTTTGGCGGCATCCACGGCAAACTGCTGGACCAGCTCCAGCGGCGGTGA
- the larA gene encoding nickel-dependent lactate racemase encodes MQVKLAYGRQGLTAEFPDDATTVIEPREAPGLPDERQALLDALEHPISARPLREWLRPGARVCITFTDLTRATPNERLIPWLLEYLTQWVPPERITLLNSLGTHRPNTPAELQQMLGPEIVRRYRVEHNDPENEAAHVPVGALADGTPVLLSRHLMEAEVRIVTGFIEPHFFAGFSGGPKGLVPGIAHQRTVFSNHGPRNLSHAHATFGITRGNPLWEELLRAARLAEPVFLCNVTLNTRRQITGVFAGDLELAHHAGTEFVRRESMCPVEKPFEVVVTTNSGYPLDLNLYQGVKGMAAAARTVRPGGCIILACECSDGVPAGSAYERWLRGARSPAELLAQLATNPTVQPDQWQVQIQAQIQQRAEVLLHSSLPPDTVRACLLTPCEDIAAAVRERLRAAGPGARVAVLPHGPLTIPYLTGPGPAV; translated from the coding sequence ATGCAGGTTAAATTGGCATACGGACGTCAGGGCTTGACGGCGGAATTCCCCGATGACGCCACCACGGTCATCGAGCCGCGGGAAGCCCCCGGGCTTCCTGACGAACGACAAGCCCTGCTGGATGCGCTGGAACATCCCATCAGCGCCCGTCCCTTGCGCGAATGGCTGCGACCGGGCGCGCGAGTGTGCATCACTTTCACGGACCTCACACGCGCCACTCCCAACGAGCGGCTCATCCCGTGGTTGTTGGAATACCTGACCCAGTGGGTCCCCCCTGAACGCATCACCCTGCTTAATTCCCTGGGCACTCACCGTCCCAACACCCCCGCCGAGCTGCAGCAGATGCTTGGCCCGGAAATCGTGCGGCGCTACCGCGTGGAACACAACGACCCCGAAAACGAAGCCGCCCATGTCCCGGTGGGCGCCCTGGCCGATGGCACGCCAGTGCTGTTGAGCCGGCACCTTATGGAGGCGGAAGTGCGCATCGTCACCGGTTTCATTGAACCGCACTTCTTTGCCGGTTTCAGCGGCGGTCCCAAGGGCCTGGTGCCCGGAATCGCCCACCAGCGCACGGTCTTTAGCAATCACGGCCCGCGCAACCTCAGCCATGCCCACGCCACCTTCGGCATCACCCGCGGCAACCCCCTCTGGGAGGAGTTGCTCCGCGCCGCCCGGCTGGCGGAGCCGGTCTTCCTCTGCAACGTCACTCTAAACACCCGCCGCCAGATTACCGGCGTCTTTGCCGGCGACCTGGAGCTGGCCCACCACGCGGGCACCGAGTTTGTGCGGCGCGAGAGCATGTGCCCCGTGGAAAAGCCCTTTGAGGTGGTCGTCACCACCAACAGCGGCTATCCGCTGGACTTGAATTTGTACCAGGGTGTCAAGGGCATGGCCGCTGCGGCGCGCACGGTGCGTCCGGGCGGCTGCATCATCCTGGCTTGTGAATGTTCTGACGGCGTGCCAGCCGGCAGCGCCTACGAACGCTGGCTGCGGGGGGCGCGGTCCCCCGCCGAACTGCTGGCGCAACTTGCCACCAACCCCACCGTGCAGCCGGACCAGTGGCAGGTGCAGATTCAGGCCCAAATCCAGCAGCGCGCTGAAGTGCTGCTGCACAGTTCACTCCCACCAGATACCGTGCGCGCCTGCCTTCTGACTCCCTGCGAGGACATCGCCGCCGCCGTCCGGGAACGCCTGCGCGCCGCCGGACCAGGAGCTCGGGTGGCCGTGCTGCCCCACGGCCCGCTGACCATCCCCTACCTCACCGGCCCCGGCCCTGCCGTTTGA
- the guaA gene encoding glutamine-hydrolyzing GMP synthase: protein MEHIVILDFGSQYTQVIARRIRECQVFCLIKAYNTPAAELAAQKPAGLILSGGPASVYAEKAPLPDPGIFELGVPVLGICYGMQLLAHFLGGRVERGQRREYGKGLLTVTDNESRLFKGLPPEFQVWNSHGDRLTRLPTGFKTVAITANSPHAAIEHRRKKMFGLQFHPEVVHTPRGMEILSNFVHGICGCGRGWTMRNYIEQAVEEIRQQVGRERVILGLSGGVDSSVAAALIHRAIGDQLTCIFVNNGVLRQGEAETVRQVFGRNFKIRLHYEDASRLFLGRLKGVTDPERKRKIIGRTFIEVFDAATRRAGKARFLAQGTLYPDVIESVPIGGNPAALIKSHHNVGGLPKRMKFQLVEPLKCLFKDEVRRLGSELGLPKEIVYRQPFPGPGLAVRILGEVTPRRLEILRHADAIVVEEMKATGWYYRIWQSFAVLLPVRSVGVMGDERTYDYTIAVRAVESQDGMTADWVKLPYDLLERLSNRIINEVNGVNRVVLDISSKPPATIEWE from the coding sequence ATGGAACACATTGTCATACTTGATTTTGGCTCGCAATACACGCAGGTCATTGCCCGGCGGATTCGCGAGTGCCAGGTGTTCTGCCTAATCAAGGCATACAACACGCCCGCGGCCGAGCTCGCGGCGCAAAAACCGGCCGGTTTGATTCTCAGCGGCGGGCCGGCGAGCGTGTATGCGGAGAAGGCGCCGCTGCCGGACCCGGGCATTTTCGAGCTGGGGGTGCCGGTGCTGGGGATTTGTTACGGGATGCAATTGCTGGCGCACTTTTTGGGGGGGCGGGTGGAGCGCGGCCAGCGGCGCGAGTATGGGAAGGGGCTGCTGACGGTCACCGACAACGAAAGCCGCCTGTTCAAGGGCCTGCCTCCGGAGTTTCAGGTTTGGAATTCGCATGGGGACCGGCTGACGCGGCTGCCCACCGGTTTCAAGACGGTGGCCATTACCGCCAATTCGCCGCATGCGGCCATTGAGCATCGGCGGAAAAAGATGTTTGGCCTGCAATTTCACCCGGAAGTGGTGCACACGCCGCGGGGCATGGAGATTTTGAGCAACTTTGTGCACGGCATTTGCGGCTGCGGCCGCGGGTGGACGATGCGCAATTACATTGAGCAGGCCGTGGAGGAAATCCGGCAGCAGGTGGGGCGCGAGCGGGTCATTCTGGGGTTGAGCGGGGGCGTGGACTCCAGCGTGGCGGCGGCGCTGATTCACCGGGCGATTGGCGACCAGCTCACCTGCATTTTTGTCAACAACGGCGTCTTGCGCCAGGGGGAGGCCGAGACGGTGCGGCAGGTGTTTGGGCGCAACTTCAAAATCCGGCTGCACTATGAGGACGCGAGCCGGCTGTTTTTGGGGCGGTTGAAGGGGGTCACGGACCCCGAGCGCAAGCGCAAGATCATCGGGCGCACGTTCATTGAGGTGTTTGACGCCGCCACGCGGCGCGCGGGCAAGGCCCGCTTCCTGGCGCAGGGCACGTTGTATCCGGATGTCATAGAATCGGTGCCCATCGGCGGCAACCCGGCGGCTCTCATCAAGAGCCATCACAATGTGGGCGGCCTGCCCAAGCGCATGAAATTCCAACTGGTCGAGCCGCTCAAGTGCCTGTTCAAGGATGAAGTGCGCCGCCTGGGTTCGGAGCTGGGGCTGCCCAAGGAAATCGTGTACCGGCAGCCCTTCCCCGGTCCGGGGCTGGCGGTGCGCATCCTAGGCGAAGTCACCCCGCGGCGCCTGGAAATCCTGCGCCATGCCGATGCCATTGTGGTGGAGGAAATGAAGGCCACCGGCTGGTATTACCGCATCTGGCAAAGTTTCGCCGTGCTGCTGCCCGTGCGCAGCGTGGGGGTGATGGGGGATGAACGGACCTACGATTACACCATTGCCGTCCGCGCCGTGGAATCGCAGGACGGCATGACGGCCGACTGGGTCAAGCTGCCCTACGATTTATTGGAGCGGCTTTCCAACCGCATCATCAACGAGGTCAACGGCGTCAACCGCGTGGTGTTGGACATTTCCAGCAAGCCGCCCGCCACCATCGAGTGGGAATAG
- a CDS encoding ABC transporter ATP-binding protein, whose translation MMRHHPVRALSDPTLRVKPRTTWEVIRRVWVFLRPYRGLAIANIACAILSLAFAFVYPKLARYIIDEVIAKNQAALLGWVCLALAGAFLLREVFNSLRIRINNIFEQNVIYDMRRAVYARLQRLPVAWFDQRASGDLMTRVIEDVNSVERVLIDGTEQGTVALLSVLGVLVIMLLASPTLALMAMLPLPLLVAGALWYTLTAHQRYRAQREAASAMNALLMDNLQGVRQIKAFGRERHEDERFAQRADAMRRGMLQVMLAWAFYSPSMAFGSSLGIALVLWAGGRQVMHGELSLGQLVEFIFYLGLFYEPIGRLHGLNQMLQSARAAGERVFDILDTPHERVTGRTRELGRVRGEVVYENVGFRYHPERVVLRGIHLHAQPGQMIALVGPTGAGKSTLVNLLPAFYEPTEGRILIDGVDISTVTLESLRAQIAVVSQESFLFNGTIRENILYGKLNATEEEMIAAARAANAHEFIQRLPRGYDSHVGERGVKLSVGEKQRVSIARALLKDAPLLILDEATASVDTATEKLIQEALERLMAGRTSFVIAHRLSTILKADQILVLRHGEIVERGTHEELLAADGLYARLARIQNTTFIEESFEKLGAG comes from the coding sequence ATGATGCGCCATCATCCAGTCCGGGCGTTGAGCGATCCCACGTTGCGCGTCAAACCGCGCACGACGTGGGAGGTCATCCGGCGTGTCTGGGTCTTTCTGCGCCCGTACCGCGGGCTGGCAATCGCCAACATCGCCTGCGCCATTCTGTCGCTGGCCTTTGCCTTTGTGTACCCCAAGCTGGCCCGCTACATCATTGACGAGGTCATCGCCAAAAACCAGGCCGCCCTCCTCGGCTGGGTCTGCCTGGCCCTGGCCGGCGCCTTCCTGCTGCGGGAGGTGTTCAACAGCCTGCGCATTCGCATCAACAACATCTTTGAGCAAAACGTCATTTACGACATGCGCCGCGCGGTGTACGCCCGCCTGCAACGGCTGCCGGTGGCGTGGTTTGACCAGCGGGCCTCCGGCGACCTGATGACCCGGGTCATCGAGGACGTGAACAGCGTGGAGCGCGTGCTCATTGACGGCACCGAGCAGGGCACCGTGGCGCTGTTGAGCGTCCTGGGCGTCCTGGTCATCATGCTCCTGGCTTCGCCCACGCTCGCGCTGATGGCCATGCTCCCCCTGCCGTTGCTGGTGGCCGGCGCCCTGTGGTACACCCTGACCGCCCACCAGCGCTACCGCGCCCAGCGCGAGGCCGCCAGCGCCATGAACGCCCTGCTCATGGACAACCTGCAGGGCGTCCGCCAAATCAAGGCTTTTGGCCGCGAGCGCCATGAGGACGAGCGTTTCGCCCAGCGCGCCGATGCCATGCGCCGGGGCATGTTGCAGGTCATGCTGGCCTGGGCCTTTTACTCGCCCTCCATGGCCTTCGGCTCCTCCCTGGGCATCGCTCTGGTGCTCTGGGCGGGCGGGCGCCAGGTGATGCACGGGGAATTATCCCTCGGTCAACTGGTGGAGTTCATTTTCTATTTGGGCCTGTTTTATGAGCCAATTGGCCGCCTGCACGGCCTCAACCAAATGCTCCAGAGCGCCCGCGCCGCGGGCGAGCGGGTCTTCGACATCCTGGACACGCCCCACGAGCGCGTCACCGGACGCACGCGCGAGCTGGGCCGCGTGCGCGGGGAGGTGGTGTACGAAAACGTGGGCTTCCGCTACCACCCCGAGCGCGTCGTCCTGCGCGGCATTCATCTCCACGCGCAGCCGGGACAGATGATCGCCCTGGTGGGGCCTACCGGCGCCGGCAAGTCCACCCTCGTCAACCTGCTGCCCGCCTTTTATGAGCCTACCGAGGGGCGCATTCTGATTGATGGGGTGGACATCAGCACGGTGACCCTGGAATCGTTGCGCGCGCAAATTGCCGTCGTCAGCCAGGAATCCTTCCTGTTCAACGGCACCATTCGCGAAAACATCCTCTACGGCAAACTCAACGCCACCGAGGAGGAAATGATTGCCGCCGCCCGGGCCGCCAACGCGCACGAGTTCATTCAGCGCCTCCCGCGCGGCTACGACTCGCATGTGGGCGAACGCGGCGTCAAACTCAGCGTGGGCGAAAAACAGCGCGTGAGCATTGCCCGGGCTTTGCTCAAGGACGCGCCGCTCCTGATTCTCGACGAGGCCACCGCCAGCGTGGACACCGCCACGGAAAAACTCATCCAGGAGGCCCTCGAACGATTGATGGCCGGCCGCACCAGCTTTGTCATCGCCCACCGTCTCAGCACCATTCTCAAGGCGGACCAAATCCTCGTTTTGCGCCACGGCGAAATCGTCGAGCGCGGCACCCACGAGGAGTTGCTGGCGGCCGATGGGCTTTACGCGCGGCTGGCCCGCATCCAGAACACCACTTTCATCGAGGAGAGCTTCGAGAAGCTTGGCGCGGGTTGA
- a CDS encoding ThuA domain-containing protein: MKAMFAWNLVAALSLCAGTLFAAPSPWVVYDGFPGPGKGKHIVLVSGDEEYRSEEALTQLGRILARHHGFKCTVLYAIDPATGEINPNVNNNIPGLEVLKTADLMIIFTRWRNLSDEQMKPIIDYVEAGRPVLGIRTATHAFKLSNKNSPYFKYSDGYAGADYEGGFGRQVLGEKWIAHHGNHGTEATRGILAPGEANHPILRGIKDGEIFGPTDVYRVRLPLPGDSRPLVLGQVVKGMKPEDPPVEGEKNNPMMPIAWTKTYKGGRVFTSTMGSAVDMQNEAFRRLLVNGAYWCLGMEAQIPARSQVDIVGEWKPTYFGFGKHVKGIKPEMLAEIK, from the coding sequence ATGAAAGCCATGTTTGCCTGGAATCTCGTGGCCGCACTGAGCCTGTGCGCCGGAACTTTGTTTGCCGCGCCGTCGCCGTGGGTGGTGTATGACGGCTTTCCCGGCCCGGGCAAAGGCAAACATATTGTGCTGGTCTCCGGCGATGAAGAATACCGCTCGGAGGAGGCGCTGACGCAACTGGGGCGGATTTTGGCGCGGCATCATGGATTCAAGTGCACGGTGCTCTACGCGATTGACCCGGCCACGGGCGAGATCAACCCCAATGTGAACAATAATATCCCGGGCCTGGAGGTGCTGAAGACGGCGGATTTGATGATTATTTTCACGCGCTGGCGCAATTTGTCGGATGAGCAGATGAAGCCCATCATAGATTATGTGGAGGCGGGCCGGCCGGTGCTGGGCATCCGCACCGCCACCCATGCGTTCAAGCTGAGCAATAAAAACAGCCCCTATTTCAAATACAGCGACGGCTATGCTGGCGCGGATTATGAGGGCGGTTTCGGGCGGCAGGTGCTGGGAGAAAAATGGATTGCGCATCACGGCAATCACGGCACGGAAGCGACCCGCGGCATCCTCGCGCCGGGCGAGGCCAATCATCCTATTTTACGCGGCATCAAGGACGGGGAAATTTTTGGGCCGACGGATGTGTACCGCGTGCGCCTGCCATTGCCGGGCGACAGCCGGCCGCTGGTGCTCGGGCAGGTGGTCAAGGGGATGAAACCGGAGGACCCGCCAGTGGAGGGGGAAAAGAATAATCCCATGATGCCCATTGCCTGGACCAAAACCTACAAGGGCGGGCGGGTGTTCACCTCCACCATGGGCAGCGCGGTGGACATGCAGAATGAGGCCTTCCGGCGCCTGCTGGTCAATGGCGCTTACTGGTGCCTGGGGATGGAGGCGCAAATCCCAGCCCGCAGCCAGGTGGACATTGTGGGGGAATGGAAGCCCACCTATTTTGGCTTCGGCAAGCACGTCAAGGGCATCAAGCCGGAAATGCTGGCGGAAATCAAGTGA